A DNA window from Henckelia pumila isolate YLH828 unplaced genomic scaffold, ASM3356847v2 CTG_142:::fragment_2:::debris, whole genome shotgun sequence contains the following coding sequences:
- the LOC140870666 gene encoding protein COBRA-like: protein MEVRCFKSILGFKISTVLLVFLLSCFSFTPAEAYDALDPNGNITIKWDITTWNPDGYVAVVTIFNFQQYRHIQAPGWTLGWTWAKKEVIWGMMGGQTTEQGDCSRFKGTIPHCCKKDPTVVDLLPGTPYNQQIANCCKGGVITSWVQDPVNSAGSFQLSVGGAGTTNKTVRVPKNFTLKSPGPGYTCGPAKIVKPTKFIASDGRRVTQAMMTWNVTCTYSQFLAQKVPTCCVSLSSFYNNTIVPCPTCTCGCPSNLTQPGTCVDPDLPHLASVVSDRAKSNSLAPLVQCTNHMCPIRVHWHVKLSYKVYWRVKVTITNFNYMMNYTQWNLVIQHPNFDNLTQIFSFNYKPLTPYQSINDTAMLWGIKFYNDFLMQAGHAGNVQSELLFRKDKSTFSFEKGWAFPRRIYFNGDNCVMPPPDQYPYLPNAGFRKHVSFYMLIITGIGSLMKTVDHLSYL from the exons ATGGAAGTGCGATGCTTTAAATCTATCCTTGGGTTCAAAATATCCACCGTCTTGTTGGTCTTCTTGCTTTCGTGCTTCAGCTTTACTCCTGCAG AAGCCTATGACGCGCTTGATCCTAATGGaaatatcactatcaagtgggACATTACCACTTGGAACCCCGATGGCTATGTT GCTGTTGTTACGATATTCAACTTCCAGCAGTATCGTCACATTCAAGCACCGGGTTGGACTTTAGGATGGACTTGGGCTAAGAAGGAGGTGATATGGGGTATGATGGGTGGTCAAACTACCGAGCAAGGAGATTGTTCGAGGTTTAAGGGGACTATTCCACATTGCTGTAAGAAAGATCCAACAGTTGTGGACTTATTACCTGGAACTCCTTACAATCAACAGATTGCTAATTGTTGTAAAGGAGGGGTGATTACTTCGTGGGTGCAAGATCCCGTGAATTCTGCAGGTTCCTTCCAACTTAGTGTTGGGGGAGCTGGAACCACGAATAAAACAGTTCGGGTACCTAAAAATTTCACTTTGAAATCCCCCGGTCCCGGTTACACGTGTGGACCTGCGAAAATCGTGAAGCCTACAAAGTTCATTGCTTCCGATGGAAGGAGAGTGACACAGGCGATGA TGACATGGAATGTTACTTGCACATATTCACAATTTCTGGCCCAAAAAGTACCTACTTGCTGTGTTTCACTGTCATCTTTTTACAACAACACAATTGTTCCTTGCCCAACTTGTACTTGTGGATGCCCAAGTAACCTTACGCAACCGGGAACCTGTGTCGA TCCAGATTTACCGCACCTTGCTTCAGTGGTTTCTGATCGTGCAAAGAGCAATAGCCTGGCTCCACTAGTCCAGTGCACAAATCATATGTGCCCCATTCGTGTCCACTGGCATGTCAAACTAAGCTACAAGGTGTATTGGCGGGTCAAAGTCACCATAACAAACTTCAACTACATGATGAACTATACGCAGTGGAACTTAGTCATTCAGCACCCGAACTTTGACAATCTAACACAGATTTTCAGCTTCAACTACAAACCACTAACTCCATACCAGAGCATAA ATGATACTGCAATGTTATGGGGCATAAAATTTTACAACGATTTTCTGATGCAAGCTGGACATGCTGGAAACGTGCAGTCCGAGCTTTTATTCCGAAAGGACAAGTCCACATTCAGTTTCGAGAAGGGTTGGGCGTTTCCTCGGAGAATCTATTTCAATGGTGATAACTGTGTTATGCCTCCtcctgatcaatacccgtatcTACCAAATGCGGGTTTTCGCAAGCACGTATCATTTTATATGTTGATCATCACTGGTATAGGTTCACTGATGAAGACAGTTGATCACTTATCATATTTGTGA